A genomic segment from Candidatus Liberimonas magnetica encodes:
- a CDS encoding glycosyltransferase — MNPKNNIVFLVPGFPQNEDDTACIPALQNYVLYYAKQFPDSKITIISFQYPFNKRAYKWNGIEVYSMGRKNRKLLRLFDWLKVIYFFTRLHSAGNFRIIHSFWLGECSFIGQILSFIFNIPQVASIMGQDAKPGNHYLRLLKYSRLTVTTPSANASRFFREATGKNVNTVIPFGLDREQVPINDRNTKREIDVLGAGSLIPVKNYSLFLEIISVLAKEFPELKAVLIGDGVEKEYLEQKIDGLGLHSNVTLTGSLPRREVFKYMQQSKVFLHTSIYEGQGYVFMEALYCGLHVVCFNVGHTPPNKKICICTDKKEMIAKIKELLLLSNDYEPILLKSMNETVKDFNNIYRSLTGR, encoded by the coding sequence ATGAACCCAAAGAATAACATCGTGTTCCTGGTTCCCGGATTTCCGCAAAATGAGGATGATACGGCCTGTATTCCGGCATTACAAAATTATGTGCTGTATTATGCAAAACAATTTCCCGATTCGAAAATAACCATTATTTCCTTTCAATATCCATTTAATAAACGTGCTTATAAATGGAACGGTATTGAAGTCTATTCCATGGGAAGGAAGAATAGAAAGCTTCTTAGATTATTTGACTGGCTTAAAGTTATTTACTTTTTCACGAGGCTTCATTCAGCCGGTAATTTCAGGATAATCCACAGTTTCTGGCTCGGTGAATGCAGTTTTATCGGGCAAATACTGTCATTTATATTCAATATACCTCAAGTGGCCAGTATAATGGGGCAGGATGCAAAACCTGGAAACCATTATTTAAGACTCCTGAAGTATTCCCGGCTTACAGTCACTACTCCTTCCGCTAATGCATCCAGATTCTTTCGTGAAGCTACGGGTAAAAATGTAAATACCGTCATCCCTTTCGGGCTGGACCGGGAACAGGTACCCATAAACGACCGCAACACAAAACGGGAAATAGATGTACTCGGCGCCGGTTCATTAATACCGGTGAAAAATTACAGTCTTTTTTTAGAAATAATCAGCGTCCTGGCAAAGGAATTTCCGGAATTAAAAGCAGTATTGATTGGTGACGGCGTAGAAAAGGAATATCTCGAACAAAAGATCGATGGCCTCGGTTTACACAGCAATGTAACGTTAACCGGCTCCTTACCGCGTAGAGAAGTCTTCAAATACATGCAGCAAAGCAAGGTATTTTTGCATACTTCAATATACGAGGGCCAGGGGTACGTTTTTATGGAAGCCCTTTACTGCGGCCTTCACGTTGTCTGTTTTAATGTGGGCCATACGCCGCCAAATAAAAAGATCTGCATTTGTACCGATAAAAAAGAAATGATAGCTAAAATTAAAGAGCTCTTGCTTTTAAGTAATGATTATGAACCGATACTTCTGAAATCCATGAATGAAACTGTCAAAGATTTTAACAATATTTATAGATCGTTGACCGGCCGTTGA
- a CDS encoding rubrerythrin: protein MKQISKSSVLYVLGICTVLAGISISINAEDQIAAPDTKKELTAVATPQPSATLANLMTAYNGESNAKAKYLAYAKKADEEGYKKAAQLFRAAARSEEIHAGLHSKAIVELGGMPKAEVKLPEIKTTKENLEDALKGESYESDAMYPKFLEQAKADNVKMAAISFGSAMGVEKNHKMMFEQSLKNLKAWKKASKGFYVCTVCGNLTDNLNFAECAICHAPVSKFEQVK, encoded by the coding sequence ATGAAGCAAATCAGCAAAAGTTCGGTGTTGTATGTTTTAGGAATTTGCACAGTACTTGCCGGCATTTCGATCTCAATTAATGCCGAGGATCAGATAGCAGCACCGGATACAAAAAAAGAACTTACCGCAGTTGCCACCCCCCAGCCGTCCGCTACATTGGCCAACCTTATGACGGCTTATAACGGCGAGTCAAACGCTAAAGCAAAGTACCTGGCTTATGCAAAAAAAGCGGACGAAGAAGGGTACAAAAAGGCAGCACAGCTTTTTAGAGCTGCTGCCCGATCCGAAGAGATACACGCTGGCCTGCATTCAAAAGCTATTGTCGAGCTCGGAGGCATGCCAAAGGCAGAGGTTAAATTGCCTGAAATAAAAACCACAAAAGAAAACCTTGAAGATGCCTTAAAAGGCGAAAGCTACGAATCAGACGCTATGTATCCTAAATTCTTAGAACAGGCAAAAGCGGATAATGTAAAGATGGCCGCGATATCTTTCGGTTCTGCAATGGGAGTTGAAAAAAACCATAAGATGATGTTTGAGCAATCCCTCAAAAACCTTAAAGCCTGGAAAAAAGCTTCCAAAGGGTTTTATGTATGCACTGTATGCGGCAACCTGACAGACAACCTGAATTTTGCAGAATGCGCAATATGCCATGCGCCTGTATCCAAGTTTGAGCAGGTAAAATAG
- a CDS encoding nucleotidyltransferase domain-containing protein, which produces MEYKNVLDSLLGQKVKVKILRHLAFNSGQQSGREIAAAADINHWQCHKVLREFCAHGIVKVKKTGSMHLFVLNKEHYFVKNTLIPLFKSEKESIVELTKDIGVVLLQSLGNLKNEILSIILFGSLASENEKPKSDIDVLVIIKNIAAKDKIIDIASGENTYFMEHFGNTLSPYILTINEFIKKAKKGDKLISNIIKSGKTVYGKTPGEIITI; this is translated from the coding sequence ATGGAATACAAGAATGTACTTGACAGTTTGTTGGGCCAAAAGGTAAAGGTTAAAATATTGCGCCACCTGGCGTTCAATAGCGGCCAGCAAAGCGGAAGAGAGATTGCTGCTGCCGCAGATATAAACCATTGGCAATGTCATAAAGTGCTAAGGGAATTTTGTGCGCACGGCATAGTTAAAGTAAAAAAGACAGGGAGTATGCATTTATTTGTTTTAAACAAAGAGCATTATTTTGTAAAAAACACTCTAATTCCATTATTTAAATCAGAAAAAGAAAGTATTGTTGAGTTAACAAAAGATATCGGGGTTGTTTTGCTCCAATCATTAGGTAACTTGAAAAATGAAATTCTTTCAATAATACTTTTTGGCAGCCTGGCTTCGGAAAATGAAAAACCTAAAAGTGATATAGATGTTTTAGTAATCATAAAAAATATTGCGGCAAAAGATAAAATTATTGATATTGCCAGCGGAGAAAACACTTATTTTATGGAACATTTCGGCAACACATTATCTCCTTATATTTTAACTATAAATGAGTTTATAAAAAAGGCTAAAAAAGGCGATAAACTGATAAGTAATATAATTAAATCTGGCAAAACTGTTTACGGTAAAACACCCGGTGAGATAATAACAATATGA
- a CDS encoding B12-binding domain-containing radical SAM protein, giving the protein MILFINPRSASRKYRVPLSLLALMRMFPENETSIIDCNGVKDPEVVSLILEHIGLKRPITAAALTVMPGPQLKPAIIISRAIKKRYPEIPIIWGGYFPSINTETVLKSDFVDIAVRGQGEETFFETIECLKNKKPLALVKGISFREGSKIVHNKDRAQTDLNLLPIIDWNRLDINKYISKTILGSRTFSYHSSYGCPFLCKFCAVNTVFKKTWFAETPERIIGALKPLIEKYSINALEFHDNNFFVSEKRAIETAELLKPFKMRWWAEGRIDSLNSFSETTWQKLKESGLFMLFTGAESGNDETLRSIGKPEINTEQIFSTVNLLKKYDIIPELSFMLGTTKDPDNELKSAVTMVRKIKRIEKRSIIIFYLYSPVYDTSLAGELAGGAFDFPDNLAEWQKSKWASFDMRQGKQIPWLTKRFIRRVKDAQTVINARFPAITEITIKTWQRLLLKLSASYRYAFNFYSFPIEQRILFKLFSYTHPNEEGL; this is encoded by the coding sequence ATGATACTTTTTATAAACCCAAGAAGCGCCAGCAGAAAATACCGCGTTCCGTTATCTTTGCTTGCCCTGATGCGGATGTTCCCTGAAAATGAAACAAGTATAATCGACTGTAACGGAGTAAAAGACCCGGAAGTTGTCTCTCTAATACTGGAGCATATAGGACTAAAAAGGCCTATCACAGCGGCAGCTCTTACCGTCATGCCTGGCCCTCAATTAAAACCGGCGATAATCATAAGCCGCGCGATAAAAAAACGCTACCCGGAAATTCCTATTATCTGGGGGGGCTATTTCCCAAGCATAAACACGGAAACAGTATTAAAGTCGGATTTTGTGGATATAGCAGTCAGGGGGCAGGGGGAGGAAACGTTTTTTGAAACAATAGAATGTTTAAAAAATAAAAAACCCCTTGCCCTTGTCAAAGGAATTTCTTTTCGCGAGGGTTCAAAGATAGTGCATAATAAAGACAGGGCTCAAACAGACCTCAATCTGTTACCTATAATTGACTGGAACAGGCTTGATATTAATAAATACATTTCAAAAACTATCCTTGGCTCCCGTACTTTCAGCTACCATTCAAGTTACGGATGCCCGTTTTTATGCAAATTCTGCGCTGTTAACACCGTATTTAAAAAAACATGGTTTGCCGAGACTCCTGAACGCATAATAGGAGCTTTAAAACCTTTAATAGAAAAATATAGTATAAATGCCCTGGAATTTCACGATAACAATTTCTTCGTTTCTGAAAAACGCGCGATAGAGACCGCGGAACTTTTGAAACCCTTTAAAATGCGCTGGTGGGCAGAAGGACGGATAGACAGCCTCAATTCTTTTTCTGAAACCACATGGCAGAAACTCAAAGAGAGCGGTTTATTCATGCTGTTCACAGGTGCGGAATCCGGGAATGATGAGACCCTTAGAAGTATCGGTAAGCCTGAAATCAACACAGAACAGATATTTAGTACGGTAAACTTGCTGAAAAAATACGATATAATACCGGAATTATCGTTCATGCTTGGAACAACAAAAGACCCTGATAATGAACTGAAATCAGCTGTTACAATGGTTAGAAAAATAAAACGCATAGAAAAACGGAGCATAATTATTTTTTACCTGTATTCCCCGGTATATGATACTTCGCTTGCCGGAGAGTTGGCTGGCGGAGCTTTTGATTTTCCCGACAATTTAGCAGAATGGCAGAAGAGCAAGTGGGCGTCTTTTGATATGCGGCAGGGAAAACAAATTCCATGGTTGACTAAAAGATTCATACGCCGGGTGAAAGATGCCCAGACAGTTATAAATGCGCGGTTCCCGGCTATTACAGAAATTACAATAAAAACATGGCAAAGGTTATTGCTTAAACTGAGCGCTTCGTACCGTTATGCGTTTAATTTTTACAGTTTCC